A window of Halovivax gelatinilyticus genomic DNA:
GCGATGCACGAGGTCGCCAGACTGTGGACCGAGAGCGCGGTCGCGATCGACAGCGAACCGTAGGCGACGGCCTCGTTCACGACGCTCGCCGTTACTGGGTCCGCACCGAAGCCACCGTATTCCTCGGGAACCGTCAGCCCGGTCAGATCGAGTCCGGCCAGCCCGTCCCACACCGACTCGGGAAACGTCTGCGTCTCGTCGGCTTCCCGCGCCGACGGGCGAATCTCCTCGCGCGCGAATTCGCGAACGACGTCCCGAATCGCTCGCTGTTCGTCCGTGAGGCTCATACCCGTGATTCGAGTAGCCGGGTGAAAAGAACGATGATCCGCGGCGCGCGAACACCGCGGTCGGCCGACGCCACAATCGAGTACCCAGTCGCCTCGCGATCACTCGAGGCCGGCGAAGACGTTCATCGCGTCGATCGTTCGCAGAACGTCCGCACTCCGACCCTCGTCGAACACGAGGGCGTCCGTCGAGAGGACGTGTTCGAGCACCGCCTTCGAGGCGTGATCCGGCGCCGCCGCGATTCCGGCATCGGTCGCGTCGATCCACTCCATGACGCGCAGGTCGCTCTTCGAGTCGCCCATCACGAGGGCGAACGGATCCTCGATCCCGAGGACCTCGAACGCCCGTTCGACGCCGACCACTTTGTTCAACTCGAGGCTGCTGATCTCGGCGGCGTCGGCCTGATAGTAGCCAACGTCGATCCGAGAGAGTACGTCGGCCAGTGATGACGTGTCGAGGGGCGGATCGACCGACGGAAACGCCCCCTCGCGTTCGAGCACGCCCCGGATCTCCGGATCGCCTTCGGCGTAGAACGCACGGGTTAGCGATGCCACGTCTTCGGAGGAGTCGGCGGAGCCATCCCCACCGTCGCCGTTTCTCCCTGCCTCACCTCCAACGCCGACCCGTTCGGCGACCGAATCGGCGAGCAGGTCGATCAGGTAGACGAGCGCCTCGTCGATCAACTCGCGGGCTCTCGGCGATCCGATCTCGTAGTTCGGCTTCATCGTTACGTTGAACTCGTTCCCTTGCAAGTGACAGCCACGGCGGAGTTCCGGAGGCGCCTCCGTGAGCGCGCGGGCGCGGACGTTCTCGAACGTCTCCCGAATCGATTCGTCCAGATCGTCGTACAGTAGCTGCTTCGTCTCGCTCCCGTGACCCGGCGTGAAGACCCCCGTTCCCGCCTCGTAGACGATCGACAGTTCGCCGGAGTGAACGAGTTCGCTGCCGAGACCCTGGATCGTGAATCCCTTGACGTTCTCTAAGGTCTGTCCGGTACAGATGACGATCGGTACGCCAGCTTCGTGGTACTCGGTGAGAACGTGTAACGTGTCGCGCGGAATCTCGTTGTCGGTGCTCCCCGCAGACCGAAGCGTCTCGTCGACGTCGAGAACGAGGACGTTCACCGCCCTGCCGTGGGTCGCGTAGAGGTCGAGCCCGGTAAAGGCCTGATCGCGCGTCGCGCGGGCGGCG
This region includes:
- a CDS encoding HAD family hydrolase, producing the protein MVDHELLYELYDEFDTETLRAYQEFVDVFPPVDSRVALEHWERANEALERRKEAIRSSFAAGETLAGIAARATRDQAFTGLDLYATHGRAVNVLVLDVDETLRSAGSTDNEIPRDTLHVLTEYHEAGVPIVICTGQTLENVKGFTIQGLGSELVHSGELSIVYEAGTGVFTPGHGSETKQLLYDDLDESIRETFENVRARALTEAPPELRRGCHLQGNEFNVTMKPNYEIGSPRARELIDEALVYLIDLLADSVAERVGVGGEAGRNGDGGDGSADSSEDVASLTRAFYAEGDPEIRGVLEREGAFPSVDPPLDTSSLADVLSRIDVGYYQADAAEISSLELNKVVGVERAFEVLGIEDPFALVMGDSKSDLRVMEWIDATDAGIAAAPDHASKAVLEHVLSTDALVFDEGRSADVLRTIDAMNVFAGLE